A genome region from Arachis duranensis cultivar V14167 chromosome 6, aradu.V14167.gnm2.J7QH, whole genome shotgun sequence includes the following:
- the LOC127748420 gene encoding uncharacterized protein LOC127748420, with amino-acid sequence MGITDKLCQALQQKSQDILNAMHLVSSTKSLIQQLRDSSWGALLEKVSSFCNDHAIQIPDMGASFSDIIRSRRKKDVVTVEHHYRVDIFTSVIDFQLKELNSRFSEQATELLILSTSLDPKDAFKLFSVCNICNLVKNFYSLDFSEQEKIQLDYELQHYELDVVKAPDFQNLSTLAEFNN; translated from the exons ATGGGAATCACTGATAAACTTTGTCAAGCATTGCAACAAAAATCTCAAGACATTTTGAATGCTATGCATCTGGTTTCTAGTACAAAGTCATTGATTCAACAGTTAAGAGATAGTAGTTGGGGAGCACTTTTGGAGAAAGTTAGTTCTTTCTGCAATGATCATGCTATTCAGATACCTGATATGGGTGCTTCTTTTAGTGACATAATTCGGTCTCGTCGTAAAAAGGATGTTGTCACTGTTGAACACCACTATCGTGTTGACATTTTTACTAGCGTGATAGATTTTCAATTGAAAGAGCTAAATAGTAGATTTAGTGAGCAAGCAACCGAGCTCCTCATACTGAGTACATCTCTAGATCCTAAAGATGCTTTCAAGTTATTCAGTGTTTGCAACATATGCAATCTTGTAAAGAATTTCTATTCTTTAGATTTTTCTGAGCAAGAAAAGATTCAATTGGATTATGAGTTACAACATTATGAACTTGATGTGGTTAAAGCTCCAGATTTTCAGAATTTGTCTACTCTTGCTGAATT caacaactga